A stretch of Gadus macrocephalus chromosome 17, ASM3116895v1 DNA encodes these proteins:
- the pfn1 gene encoding profilin-1, producing the protein MSWNDYIATLMGTDKTVTEDAAILCFTENSEAVWASHSNFKDITAAEVKRLVSTDRSTLFTDGLTLGGQKCRVILDNLHKEDEAMNLMTKDGNAITVSKAKTALVLLKGCKSIHGRQLLPQTMNMAKYLKDNGF; encoded by the exons ATGTCGTGGAATGACTATATCGCCACATTGATGGGCACCGATAAAACTGTGACGGAAGACGCAGCGATCTTGTGCTTCACCGAGAACAGCGAGGCCGTATGGGCTTCGCATTCCAATTTTAAGGATATAACg gcggCTGAGGTGAAGAGGCTGGTTAGCACAGATCGCAGCACTTTATTTACCGACGGCTTGACGCTGGGAGGACAGAAGTGCCGCGTCATCCTCGACAACCTCCACAAGGAGGACGAGGCCATGAACCTCATGACGAAGGACGGCAACGCCATCACCGTGTCCAAGGCAAAAACAG CTCTTGTCCTACTGAAGGGTTGTAAGAGCATTCATGGGAGACAGCTGTTACCGCAAACCATGAACATGGCCAAATACCTGAAAGATAATGGattttaa
- the slc25a11 gene encoding mitochondrial 2-oxoglutarate/malate carrier protein yields the protein MADTKPKTSPKAIKFLFGGLAGMGATVFVQPLDLVKNRMQLSGQGSKAREYKTSFHALVSILKNEGVGGIYTGLSAGLLRQATYTTTRLGIYTILFEKMTRPDGTPPSFIMKALIGMTAGAIGAFVGTPAEVALIRMTADGRLPADQKRGYSNVFNALARITKEEGVTTLWRGCVPTMARAVVVNAAQLASYSQTKQGLLDSGYFGDDILCHFCASMISGLVTTAASMPVDIVKTRIQSMRMIDGKPEYKNGLEVLGKVIRNEGFFSLWKGFTPYYARLGPHTVLTFIFLEQMNKLYKQHVLER from the exons ATGGCGGACACCAAACCCAAGACCTCTCCGAAGGCAATCAAGTTCCTGTTCGGGGGGCTAGCTGG GATGGGAGCTACAGTGTTCGTTCAGCCTCTGGACCTGGTGAAGAACCGGATGCAGCTCAGTGGCCAGGGTTCCAAAGCCAGAGAATACAAGACCAGCTTCCACGCTCTGGTCTCCATCCTGAAGAACGAGGGGGTTGGGGGTATCTACACCGG cttGTCCGCAGGGCTGCTACGTCAggccacctacaccaccaccaggttAGGGATCTACACCATCCTCTTTGAGAAGATGACCAGACCAGATGGTACTCCACCCAGCTTCATcatgaag GCCCTGATCGGTATGACCGCGGGGGCGATCGGTGCCTTCGTCGGGACGCCGGCTGAGGTGGCGCTGATCCGCATGACTGCCGACGGACg tctcCCTGCAGACCAGAAGAGAGGGTACAGTAACGTCTTCAACGCCTTGGCCCGGATCACCAAGGAGGAGGGAGTCACCACTCTATGGAGG GGCTGTGTTCCCACCATGGCCAGGGCGGTAGTGGTGAATGCTGCTCAACTGGCCTCCTACTCTCAAACCAAACAGGGTCTGCTAGACtcag GTTATTTTGGTGATGATATTTTGTGTCATTTCTGCGCCAGTATGATCAGCGGTTTAGTGACCACAGCTGCCTCCATGCCTGTCGACATCGTCAAGACCAG GATTCAGAGTATGAGGATGATCGATGGAAAGCCAGAGTATAAGAATGGTTTG GAGGTGCTTGGCAAGGTGATCCGCAACGAGGGCTTCTTCTCCCTGTGGAAGGGCTTCACGCCGTACTACGCCCGCCTGGGCCCCCACACGGTGCTCACCTTCATCTTCCTGGAGCAGATGAACAAGCTCTACAAGCAACACGTCCTGGAGCGCTAA